In the Granulosicoccus antarcticus IMCC3135 genome, CCCGGCTACTACGAAACAGGCGATGCCGGCTTCATCGATGAAAACGGCTACGTGTTTGTCATGGCTCGCACCGATGATGTCATCAATGTAGCTGGACATCGACTCTCCACTGGCGCCATGGAAGAAGCCTTGTCCAACCATCCTGATGTCGCCGAATGCGCTGTCATGGGTGTGCACGATGAACTCAAGGGACAGCTACCTGTAGGGCTTGTCATACTCAACGATGGCTGCACCCGGCCTCATGAAGACATTACCGCAGAGCTGATCAAACAAGTACGCAACAGCATTGGTCCTGTTGCAGCCTTCAAGCTGGTTGCCGTCGTCGACAAACTCCCCAAGACTCGTTCAGGAAAGATTCTGCGCGGCACCCTTCGATCCATCGCCGACTCTACAGATTGGAAGATGCCCGCCACCATCGAAGATCCGACGGTGCTTGAAGACATCACGCAAAGCCTGCGCTCTCTCGGACTTGCCAGGGAACCTGCATGAGCACTATTCACACCCGGCTGGAAGACATGCGTTCAGCAGCGCTTGCCGGTGGTGGAGCCAAACGAGTCGATGCACAACACAACAAGGGCAAGCTAACGGCTCGTGAACGACTCGCGGTCCTGTTCGATCCACATACGTTTCGCGAATGGGACATGTTTGTCGAACATGATTGTCACGATTTCGGCATGCAGGACAACCGTGTACCAGGCGATGGTGTTGTCATTGGCTATGGCCAGATAAACGGTCGCTTGTCTTTTGCATTCAGTCAGGACTTCACGGTTCTGGGCGGCTCCCTGTCAGCTGCACATGCCCGCAAGATCTGCAAGCTCATGGATCATGCGATGAAGGTCAAGGCCCCCGTCATCGGCATCAACGATTCGGGGGGGGCACGCATACAGGAAGGCGTGGCATCTCTTGGAGGCTATGCCGATGTTTTCCAGAGAAACATCATGGCCTCGGGCGTCATACCCCAGATCTCTCTGATCATGGGCCCCTGTGCAGGCGGTGCCGTGTACTCACCAGCCATGACCGATTTCATATTCATGGTCAGAGACACCTCTTATATGTTTGTGACGGGACCAGAAGTAGTCAAAACGGTCACCCACGAAGAAGTCACGCAAGAAGAGCTCGGCGGCGCGGGCACACACACCACCAAGAGCAGTGTGGCGGATGCTGCGTTTGACAACGACCTGGAAGCTTTACTACAAGTACGGCGCTTTCTGCATTTTTTACCTGCCAGCAACCGCGAACCGGCACCTCGCCGTGATACCAGCGATGATCCGGGCCGCTTGATCCCTGCGCTGGACAGTCTGATACCCGACAACGCCAACCTGCCCTACGACATTCGAGAGCTGGTAACACGGGTTTGTGACGAAGAGGATTTTTTCGAAGTTCAGGCCGATTTCGCCGCCAATATCGTAATTGGCCTGGGCCGAATGAACGGTGAAACCGTTGGCTTTGTCGCCAATCAGCCGATGATTCTGGCCGGCTGCCTGGATATCAACGCCAGTCGCAAAGCGGCGCGGTTCGTTCGCTTCTGCGATGCCTTTTCTATTCCGATTGTGACTTTCGTCGACGTTCCGGGCTTTCTGCCAGGGAGCGCCCAGGAGTTCGGTGGCATCATCAAGCACGGCGCCAAACTATTGTTTGCCTATGGTGAAGCAACCGTTCCCAAAATCACGATAATCACGCGCAAGGCCTACGGTGGTGCTTACGATGTCATGTCCTCAAAGCATCTGCGCGGCGATGTCAACTATGCCTACCCGACCGCCGAAATAGCCGTTATGGGTCCCAAAGGTGCGGTCGAAATCATTTTCCGGGCAGATCGGAACGATCCGGAACGAATCGAGGCGCGCACCAGCGAATACCGGGAAAAATTTGCCAACCCCTTCGTCGCAGGCAGGCTGGGCTTTATTGACGATGTCATTCGACCGCATAGCACCCGGGCGCATATTTGCAGGGATCTGGACATGCTGCGCAGTAAGCATGTAGAAAATCCCTGGAAAAAACACGACAACATTCCACTGTGATGAATCCCGTGATCAAGAAAATACTCATCGCCAATCGCGGCGAGATTGCCTGTCGCGTCATTCGTACAGCCAAACGCTTGGGCATAGCCACAGTTGCTGTTTACTCTGACGCTGACGCACAGGCCTTGCATGTGCGTCAGGCAGACGAGGCGGTTCATATCGGCGGCAACGCCTCAGCCGACAGCTATCTTCGCATTGATGCCATTGTGGATGCTGCCAGAAAAACGGGAGCCGACGCCGTGCACCCGGGGTTCGGTTTTCTTTCAGAAAACGCAAAATTCGCCAAAGCACTGCATGATGCCGGCATCATTTTCATAGGTCCTGGCATCAAGGCCATCGAAGTGATGGGCGACAAGATAGAGTCGAAGAAGCTGGCTGACGCCGCCGGCGTGAGCACCGTTCCCGGAAGTCCAGAGGCCATGGAGAACGCCGACCAGGCCTTTGAGGTGGCCAGCCAGATTGGCTGCCCGGTCATGCTCAAGGCCTCCGCTGGTGGTGGTGGCAAGGGGATGCGCGTAGCAAATACGCTTGATGAGGTACGCGACGGCTTCATTGCTGCACAGAACGAAGCCCGCAATGCATTCGGTGACGACCGTGTTTTTGTTGAAAAATTCATCGAGCAACCGCGTCATATCGAGATTCAGCTAATTGCCGACTCACATGGCAATTGCATCTACCTGGCCGAACGTGAATGCTCCATCCAGCGGCGTCATCAGAAAGTGATCGAAGAGGCTCCCTCGTCTTTCATCAATGAAGCGACTCGCAAGGCGATGGGTGAGCAGGCAGTAGCACTGGCGGCCGCGGTTGACTATCAGTCAGCTGGCACCGTTGAGTTCATTGTCGATGCCCAGGCGAATTTCTTTTTCCTCGAAATGAACACCCGATTGCAGGTTGAGCACCCGGTCACCGAGTGTATTACTGGGGTGGACCTGGTCGAATTGATGATACAGGTAGCAGCGGGTCAACCGCTTCCGTTAAGCCAGAGCGATGTCAGGATAAACGGTTGGTCTTTCGAGGCACGTGTCTACGCCGAAAATCCGGACAAAGGCTTTCTACCCTCAACTGGACGTATCACGCACTACTCACCACCGGACACACGAGTGCGTAACAACGGCGCTTACACACGTGTGGATACCGGTGTCGATGCTGGTGGCGAAATCTCCATGTTTTACGATCCGATGATCGCCAAACTGGTGACCTGGGCACCCAGTCGAGAAGAGGCAATTGCACACATGCGCAATGCTATCGATGCCTACCGTATTCGCGGAGTTCAAAGCAATCTGCCTTTTCTGGCAGCCCTCTTCGCTCACCCCGCCCTGCTTGCTGGCGATTTGACTACGCGTTTCATCGAAGATCATTTTCCGGACGGATTCGACAGCCATTCCTTTGAAGGCGATGCATTCGAAGCATTACCACTGGTTGCCGCCTGGATCGAATGGCGTACCCGCCTGCGTGATCGCAAAATCGTCAATGCCCCCAAGGTGGCACGCTCATCCGTCATGGCGGCGCTGGGCCAGGATCAGGAAAGCCTGTCAAACAGCAACCGGGGTTCTGATGAGTCCCTGTCGGTTCTACAGGGTGACAGTCGATACGATATTTCCATGAACAGACTGGTGGGAATCGACACTGACTGGCAACCGGGAGACTGGTTGTTTCATGGCACCGTTGACAAGAAAGTGGTCAGTATCGGCGTGGAGCGGGTCGGTAACTGGTGGCGCCTGAGCCAGGGCGGCTCAACTCGTGACTTCATGGTGCTGGACCCACATGTGGCCGACCTGGCTGACTACATGCCAGAGAAGAAAACAAAGGATATGTCTCGCTTCCTGCTGTCACCCATGCCGGGTTTACTCATGAAAATTCTGGTCAGAGAAGGCGACAAGGTTTCCGCAGGTCAGGATCTGGCCATCATCGAGGCCATGAAAATGGAAAATACACTGACGGCGAGTGTCGGCGGAACGGTCTCGAAGATTGTTGCCGCTACCGGTGATAGCCTTGCGGTTGATGCTGTCATCATCGAATTCGAATAGGACTTGAAATAACATGTTGGGAAACCTGAATCACGTAGCCTTGGTCGTCAGCGATCTGAAGCTGGCCTGTCAGAGTTGGCAGAATTTGCTCGGAGCGACCGTGTCTGAGCCACAGGCCCTGCCAGAACACGGTGTCACTGTTGTGTTCATTGATCTGCCCAACACGCGAATCGAGTTGCTGGAACCATTGGGTGACGGCTCGCCAGTCAGCCGGTTTCTGGAGAAACATACCGGTGGTGGCATGCACCATATCTGCATGAATGTCGAAGATATCCTGCTCGCACGAGATGAGCTGATCGCGAAGGGTGCTCGTATTCTCGGTGATGGCGAACCGCGTATCGGTGCGCACGGCAATCCCGTCCTGTTCATGCACCCTGGCGACTTCCATGGAACGCTGATTGAACTTGAAGAGGTAAAACCGGTCAACTAACGGGTAAGCTTTACAACAGACCCCACCCTCCTGTCCATCCAGCTTTCCCTCAGAATCAAACCAGCAATGCGCACAATCAATACCATCAGCCTGTTGGTTCATGATTACGATGAGGCTATCGACTTCTATATCAACAAGCTGGGCTTTCGCTTACTGGAGGACACCGCCTTTCCCGGCTGCGAGAAACGATGGGTGGTCATCAGTCCCTCCAGCCTGTCGCCAGATCAGGGCAGCAGTGACACCCCCATACATAACGCCGGTGTGCAACTGCTCCTGGCGAAAGCCGGCGACGAAAAGCAGAAACAGGCGGTAGGTAATCAGGCCGGTGGCCGCGTCTTTCTCTTTCTGAATACTGATGATTTCTGGCGTGACCACGCGGCCATGAAAAAAGCCGGCGTAACATTCAACGAAGAGCCACGCGAAGAGCCCTACGGTATCGTTGCCGTTTTTCAGGATCTGTACGGAAATCTCTGGGATCTCATACAAGCTCGCTAGAAGACATACACTGCGGACGCCAGAGTGGCTGCAGTCGCCACGGCAGACTGTTACCCTCTAAACCTCAGACAGAACCCGATCAGTGAACCTGCCTTGCAGGTACCCCCATTTGGCTCATTGGCAACGATGCGTACCGTCGTTAATGCCGCAGCCGACCGATCAACTCAAGATATTGCACGGATTTCAGCATGACACTGTTTTTCATATCGGCCGCGTTGCTGGTCGGGCTTTGCCTGTCATGGTTACTGCTTGGCCTGTTCCGCTCCAACCACTCAGATACCGACCAGGAGGCCGTCAATATCACGCTTGCACGTGAGCGACGAGCCACGCTGGACGAAGCTCTGGCGAACGGCTCCATTGACCAGGCAAGCCATGATTATGAACGTGAGCAACTGGAATATGACCTGGCTTCCGAGCTGAAGCTGGAAACTGACCGGCCCACCACCCGCAAGGGCCATATGGCAGTTGCCATCATTGTTGCCATTTTCGTTCCGGTAGCTGCCGGCGCACTGTATCTGCAACTGGGCAACCCCACGGCAATTCTGCAAGCTGACAACCCACCACAGAGCGTAGCAGCAGCCACCGATCAGGCACCGGCACTGGCAGATCTTCTGCCTCAGCTGGAAGCGCGCCTGGCAGCAGCCCCCGACGATGTGAATGGATGGCGGCTTCTGGGTCGCAGCTATCTGTCGGTCAACGAGTTTTCCCGAGCTCGAGGTGCCTTTGAACGGGCACTGGCGCTGGAAGAAAATGATGTCACGACTCTGGCACAGCTTGCGGAGTCCATTGCCATGACAAAGGATGGCGATTTATCCGGGGAATCACTGACTTACCTGGAACGGGCCAATCTGATCGATCCTGACCATGAACACACTCTTTGGCTGCTGGCAATTGCCCGACAGCAGACCGGCGATCACGAAGGGGCATTGCAAGCCTTTGATCGGCTCGCAGCCATGTCTCAGGACAATGCCGAAGCCATCACCACCATCGACCAGATGCGTGCAAGATCACTCGAAGCCATGGCTGGAGCTACTAGTGCTGTGCCCAGTGAGTCAACAGAGTCAGCTGTAAGCGAGCAATCCGATACTGATCAGACCAGTGCAGAACCCGTTGCCGACACCGTAACGTCGGTGCAAGTGAGTGTCTCTCTAAGTGATGCCGCCAAGGCCCAGGTTAGCGATGACAATGCAGTCTTCATCTACGCCCGTGCGAGTGAGGGCCCACCGATGCCATTGGCAGTCAGTCGCCTCAGCGTTCGTGACTTACCCGCTACAATCACCCTGGACGATTCCATGGCAATGATTCCGAACATGACCTTGTCAGCCTACCCCAGTGTCACAATCGGTGCACGAGTCTCCCCTTCTGGCAACCCACTGTCCCAACCCGGAGACTGGTTCAGCGAGCAAAACAATGTCCTTGTCGATGAAACGGACAGTCTCAATCTGATCATTGATACTCAAACACCCTGACCCCAACAATCACCAGCTGATCTGGGCAACACCTGCCATATTGCAGGCGTTCCAGATCAACTAGCCCGCAATCGAACCTTGAGGAAGCATCGCAAATGCGTGGTATCGGTTTGATGATAGTGGCCATTGGCCTGCTATGCACCATGGATGCAGTAGCAAAGGTACTGATGCATCGCGGCATGCCAGTCATACAGATACTCGCCATGCGCAGCCTGGTCATCATGCCGCTCATTCTGCTGGTATTTGCCACCCAGGGAAAACTTGCAACGCTGCGGCCCACCCGCCCCCTGCTTCATGCCTGTCGAAGCCTGGTCGGATTTATCGCACCGCTCACGTTCTTTCTGGGTATCAGGCATTTGCCACTCACAGATGCCGTGACAGTTTCCTTCTCCTCCATCTTCATGATCACACTGCTGTCCATTGTATTTCTGGGAGAAAAAGTGGGCCTGCCGCGCTGGAGCTCGATCATTGCAGGCTTCATTGGCGTGATCATAGTCATTGGCCCGGAAGGTGGCGGTGAACTGGGTGGTTACCTGCTCATACTCATCGGCAGCGCCGCCTATGCCGTCCTGTTTGTCAGCGGACGTTACCTGTCGTCGACTGAATCAGTGGCGTCTCTGGTATTCAGTTTCAATCTGGGTGTTGGTGTTGTCAGCCTGTTATTACTGCCCTGGTACTGGCAGCCGCAGACGCTGGATCAGTACGGCTTGTTATTGTGCCTGGCCCTACTGGCCGTCTGCGGACATTTTCTGTTGACTCTGGCGTTCAGTATCTCGGAGGCATCATTGATTGCACCGTTCGAATACACAGCCGTATTGTGGGCTTTGGGGTTTGATCTGCTGATCTGGCAAATTGCACCGTCGGCAACAACGAGCATCGGGGCCATCATCATCATTTCAAGCGGGCTGTATATCGTCTACAGAGAGCGACTTCACCAATGATGAGCGGGGTGCTCTGCCTGAAAAATCTTAACCACCCTGGCGGCGCTAACGACAGCGATCCTGACCTCGTGTAAAAAGCCAGGCCCTCAAACGCTACGCGGTGATCCCATCACACGCATCTCATACTCGCGTTGATTTTCCAGCGAAGGAATTTGCTGTCTTGCCGCATCCGATTCTGATAAGTCAATATCCACGACAACCGAGCCTACAGGCTCTTTCAAGTCTGTCACTACGACGCCCCAGGGGTTCGCTATCAGTGAATGGCCATAGGTTTGCCGTCCGTCATCATGCTCGCCGCTCTGCGCTGCAGCCACCACGAAACACCCATTCTCGATAGCCCGTGCTCGCAGCAGCACCTCCCAGTGAGCGGCACCGGTGGGCCGTGTGAATGCCGAGGGCACGAACATCAAACGCGCACCTGCTTTGGCATAATCGCGGTAGAGATGGGGAAACCGGAGGTCATAGCAAACGGACAAACCCATACGCCCCCAGGGCGTTTCAGCAACAACCGCCTCTACGCCAGCCTCATACCCGCTGGATTCCAGATAGCAAGTTCCGTCAGCCAGCCGTACATCAAACAAATGAATCTTGTCGTATCGAGCAACAATCTCGCCCTTATCATCTATCAGGCAAGAACGATTGACTGGCAAATCGCCGTGTCCGAGCACAGGAGAGGAGCCATTGTGTAACCACAAACCGTATCGTGCGGCCTGCTCTCGACATGCAGCCAGATAAGGATCTTCGGCCTCCTGGCAAATGATCTGCCGTGCTGCCGAACGATTTCGATTCATCAATCCGGACGCTTCAGGCAGACAAAGCATATTGCAGCCTGCCTCGGCCGCTTGCGCACACAAGCCCTCCAGAGCAGGGATATTGCCTGTGTGGGTGTTTGTGGAACACATCTGCCCCAGCAGAAGACGCAATCGGTCAGAGGGGCGTTCTTCTACACCGGCTTGCTCATTCATGCGCATCTGAAGCTTATCTGGACAGTCAGCTGCAGGATAAAACCTGACTCATTGTGGATGCAAGCTCTAATTCAAGCTTGCTCCATGCCAGTCGCAATGAGTCAGGTTGCCGTTCATCCAACGTTAATGGCCGATCATCAGCCACGCAGGTCGTCGAAGAATTTCTTCACACCACCCAGCCAGCTATGTGCCTGCGGGCTATGTCGCTGAGCATGATCGCCGCTGATTGCCTCGTGAAACTGCATCAGCAAATCACTCTGATCCTTGTTGAGGTTAATCGGTGTTTCCACACGCACCTTAGCCAGAAGATCACCAACAGCACCGCCACGTACCGGCTTCACACCCTTGCCGCGCAAGCGAAACGTCTTCTCTGTTTGCGTACCTGCTGGAACCTTGAGCTTCACCCGACCGTTCAGAGTAGGCACTTCCAACTCACCACCCA is a window encoding:
- a CDS encoding acyl-CoA carboxylase subunit beta, which gives rise to MSTIHTRLEDMRSAALAGGGAKRVDAQHNKGKLTARERLAVLFDPHTFREWDMFVEHDCHDFGMQDNRVPGDGVVIGYGQINGRLSFAFSQDFTVLGGSLSAAHARKICKLMDHAMKVKAPVIGINDSGGARIQEGVASLGGYADVFQRNIMASGVIPQISLIMGPCAGGAVYSPAMTDFIFMVRDTSYMFVTGPEVVKTVTHEEVTQEELGGAGTHTTKSSVADAAFDNDLEALLQVRRFLHFLPASNREPAPRRDTSDDPGRLIPALDSLIPDNANLPYDIRELVTRVCDEEDFFEVQADFAANIVIGLGRMNGETVGFVANQPMILAGCLDINASRKAARFVRFCDAFSIPIVTFVDVPGFLPGSAQEFGGIIKHGAKLLFAYGEATVPKITIITRKAYGGAYDVMSSKHLRGDVNYAYPTAEIAVMGPKGAVEIIFRADRNDPERIEARTSEYREKFANPFVAGRLGFIDDVIRPHSTRAHICRDLDMLRSKHVENPWKKHDNIPL
- a CDS encoding acetyl-CoA carboxylase biotin carboxylase subunit, translating into MIKKILIANRGEIACRVIRTAKRLGIATVAVYSDADAQALHVRQADEAVHIGGNASADSYLRIDAIVDAARKTGADAVHPGFGFLSENAKFAKALHDAGIIFIGPGIKAIEVMGDKIESKKLADAAGVSTVPGSPEAMENADQAFEVASQIGCPVMLKASAGGGGKGMRVANTLDEVRDGFIAAQNEARNAFGDDRVFVEKFIEQPRHIEIQLIADSHGNCIYLAERECSIQRRHQKVIEEAPSSFINEATRKAMGEQAVALAAAVDYQSAGTVEFIVDAQANFFFLEMNTRLQVEHPVTECITGVDLVELMIQVAAGQPLPLSQSDVRINGWSFEARVYAENPDKGFLPSTGRITHYSPPDTRVRNNGAYTRVDTGVDAGGEISMFYDPMIAKLVTWAPSREEAIAHMRNAIDAYRIRGVQSNLPFLAALFAHPALLAGDLTTRFIEDHFPDGFDSHSFEGDAFEALPLVAAWIEWRTRLRDRKIVNAPKVARSSVMAALGQDQESLSNSNRGSDESLSVLQGDSRYDISMNRLVGIDTDWQPGDWLFHGTVDKKVVSIGVERVGNWWRLSQGGSTRDFMVLDPHVADLADYMPEKKTKDMSRFLLSPMPGLLMKILVREGDKVSAGQDLAIIEAMKMENTLTASVGGTVSKIVAATGDSLAVDAVIIEFE
- the mce gene encoding methylmalonyl-CoA epimerase; protein product: MLGNLNHVALVVSDLKLACQSWQNLLGATVSEPQALPEHGVTVVFIDLPNTRIELLEPLGDGSPVSRFLEKHTGGGMHHICMNVEDILLARDELIAKGARILGDGEPRIGAHGNPVLFMHPGDFHGTLIELEEVKPVN
- a CDS encoding VOC family protein; the encoded protein is MRTINTISLLVHDYDEAIDFYINKLGFRLLEDTAFPGCEKRWVVISPSSLSPDQGSSDTPIHNAGVQLLLAKAGDEKQKQAVGNQAGGRVFLFLNTDDFWRDHAAMKKAGVTFNEEPREEPYGIVAVFQDLYGNLWDLIQAR
- the ccmI gene encoding c-type cytochrome biogenesis protein CcmI, which gives rise to MTLFFISAALLVGLCLSWLLLGLFRSNHSDTDQEAVNITLARERRATLDEALANGSIDQASHDYEREQLEYDLASELKLETDRPTTRKGHMAVAIIVAIFVPVAAGALYLQLGNPTAILQADNPPQSVAAATDQAPALADLLPQLEARLAAAPDDVNGWRLLGRSYLSVNEFSRARGAFERALALEENDVTTLAQLAESIAMTKDGDLSGESLTYLERANLIDPDHEHTLWLLAIARQQTGDHEGALQAFDRLAAMSQDNAEAITTIDQMRARSLEAMAGATSAVPSESTESAVSEQSDTDQTSAEPVADTVTSVQVSVSLSDAAKAQVSDDNAVFIYARASEGPPMPLAVSRLSVRDLPATITLDDSMAMIPNMTLSAYPSVTIGARVSPSGNPLSQPGDWFSEQNNVLVDETDSLNLIIDTQTP
- a CDS encoding DMT family transporter; the protein is MRGIGLMIVAIGLLCTMDAVAKVLMHRGMPVIQILAMRSLVIMPLILLVFATQGKLATLRPTRPLLHACRSLVGFIAPLTFFLGIRHLPLTDAVTVSFSSIFMITLLSIVFLGEKVGLPRWSSIIAGFIGVIIVIGPEGGGELGGYLLILIGSAAYAVLFVSGRYLSSTESVASLVFSFNLGVGVVSLLLLPWYWQPQTLDQYGLLLCLALLAVCGHFLLTLAFSISEASLIAPFEYTAVLWALGFDLLIWQIAPSATTSIGAIIIISSGLYIVYRERLHQ
- a CDS encoding carbon-nitrogen hydrolase family protein; this encodes MNEQAGVEERPSDRLRLLLGQMCSTNTHTGNIPALEGLCAQAAEAGCNMLCLPEASGLMNRNRSAARQIICQEAEDPYLAACREQAARYGLWLHNGSSPVLGHGDLPVNRSCLIDDKGEIVARYDKIHLFDVRLADGTCYLESSGYEAGVEAVVAETPWGRMGLSVCYDLRFPHLYRDYAKAGARLMFVPSAFTRPTGAAHWEVLLRARAIENGCFVVAAAQSGEHDDGRQTYGHSLIANPWGVVVTDLKEPVGSVVVDIDLSESDAARQQIPSLENQREYEMRVMGSPRSV